atttttattaaaatttaaggggttttcattaaaatttaagtctttttaattaaataaagttatagcatggtttttttattaaaataaacttagtccaAACCCTTTTCATAAAAGTTCGCTATGTATTAACCTTTACCATTCAAGCTATCATTTCTTGGTAactttatttcattttcaagAGAAGACTTCAAGTACCTTAATATACAAACAACGACATCATAAGTACAGCTATGATTCACTTCCATGTGACTTAGCTTAAGTCCAAGTGTTACAGTTTAATTGTACAATATATTGACTAAAGTTCTTGGATTGGATCGGAACCGACAATATTTTCTGGTCTAAAATACTGTAATTCAAGTGTGTGTTTGGGCCTTAAATTCTAGGTTTGGGCTGAGAATGAATAAACTTGGTAAGAAGATGCAAGACTCGGCCCATTACTGAACTGTTCATCCCAGGTGATGGAGTACTCGTCCCAAAAGTCAAACGCTAGTGGTTTGACCAAATCCTAGGAGAAGTAGGATTGTTGGAAGATCAGGATTAGATTACGTTTCAGTTGAGTCCTTAATGAAGTAGGACTTTTGAAGCATCAAGATGATTTTGATAAGATtctaattgaattattctaaGGGTCAAAATTGTTGGCTGATTGGATAAGGTATGAATTAAACACGTAAGGGTACTAAGTTAGAGTCCTAGTTCAAGTCGAAGGGCGAGACTTGATAGGGCTAGAGTTTCACCAGAAGAGGGACTTATCAAGATAATGCTAAATGCATCTAGATATTTACTATGCATCATAGTCCAGGTAGAATTCTACTGCTTGGTAGGCTTGGCCATCAAGGAATTCATCTGTATATATACAAGAGGATTTTCAATGTTGAAATGACCTTGAACTCATTAAACACACAATGCTCTTCACAAAACCTCTCACACTttgagaaaaatattaattgcTCTACTATTTGTCAGTACAAATACAGTTTggttaaacaaatttgggttgataTATATGCGGACGACTGACGGTTACATTTTGATTAAACAAAGTTTTCCATAGGTAACCAGCGTAGGTGATAGTTTGGTTAAACAACACTAGAGTTATGGAATTAGTTCAGTTTATGAGTCTTAACAGATTGGTTAAACAtcaagttttcttttttctactaCTTTTCTATCTTAAGTCTCAGCTGTTGCAGAGTCTTGGATTCTTTCCTTGAACGAGGTAACTTCATTAGCTTTCTCGGCAAAATGAAGTGTTCTATGACTGTATATTCTCAAGTGACATTCAAGCAGCCAAACCACTTTCACCATATAGTTTGCTCCTACAGTTTGATACAAATTTTGTGCatgtatattttaaaaaatatagttgaAGTTGCTAACCTTGTGCAGAGGATCCATAACTTAACAGCGATCTGCATAATCTTGTCTTCAGGTTTTATGACTTAGGTCGTGTGTGTTCCTTCCATGACCAAGGCCTGTTGATTCAGATGTCAGAAGCGTATTTTATCATACCACTACACGTAGAGGTATTAGTCCGTGGAGCTCAGAGCGAAATTGGCATGGCCGCATCAATATTCAAGGACACGGAAGAACGTAGTAAACTTTTTGCACTCGACCTATGCACCACATAAATTGTGTAgcttttagggtcaacagtacTATGAAATTTAATTAGATTTGTGCAAATTTAATCTTCAAATGATACCAATGATGATAGGAATGGACATCATTATTAAGACTATTTAGGTTTGAATTATTCACATCTTGTAGTTGTTTCGGACAAAATACAAGAAAGAAGAGCCTCATGTAGAGGTCGGTTcgaaaaaccaaaaataaaaaaatcgaaTTGAACCGAAGTTATTtggtttaatttcaatttccatGGTTTGAAAACTGAACGAAACCGAAGTTACACTAAACGGTTTTGGGAGACTTTTcgcactaagtggggtcggctatatgaatcctagaacgccattccgctcggttctgtgtcatgtcctccgttagatccaagtactctaagtcttttcttagagtctcttccaaagttttcataggttttcctctacccctttgtctttggacctctgtcccgtagttaCATCTTCTAACCGAAGCgccagtaggccttctttgcacatgtccaaaccaccgtaactgattttctcccatttttccttcaatttcggctactcctactttacctcggatatcctcccTAATCTTAtaatttcttgtgtgcccacacatccaatgaagcatcctcatctccgccacacccattttatgtacgtgttgatgcttcaccgcccaacattccatGCCATACAgtattgccatcctataaaattttttcttgagcttcagtggcatacggcggttacacaacacgccggatgtactcttccacttcatccatctagcttgtattctatggtttaGGTCTCCATCTagttctccgttcttttgcaaaatagatcctaggtagcgaaagcggtcgctctttggtacttcttgatctctgatcctcaccctaactcattttggcctccatttgcactgaacttgcactctatATATTTTGTCTTTCATCGGCTTAGGCAAGgatctttagattccaacacttctctccaaaaggttaagcttcgcatttaccccttcctgagtttcatctatcaacactatatcgtttgcaaaaagcatacactaatgaatatcatcttgaatatgtcctgttaactcatccattaccaatgcaaaaaggtaaggacttaaggatgagccttgatatAACCcaacagttatggggaagctatcggtttgtccttcatgagttcttacagcagtctttgctccatcatacatatcctttatagcttagATATATACTACTCGtattcctttcttctctaaaatcctccaaagaatgtctcttgggccctatcatatgctttttccaaatctataaagatcatgtgtaaatcctttttcctatctctatatctttccatcaatcttcataagagatagattgcctccatggttgagcgtcctggcatgaacccgaattggttgtccgaaacccgtgtctcttgtctcaatctatgctcaataactctctcccagagcttcattgcaTGACTCAAttgcttaatacccctatagttcatgccccttattgaaaccctaatttagaaattaaagtttTGGAGTATATTTTTAATGAGCGTGAGAGTTGGATTTTGAGAGACTTGACAGAAATGGCGGTTAGTGTTTATATGGCGTTGAGTCTTGATAGAGCGACAGGAAGGTCGTGGAAATTATGTTGGATGAGTTCTTGTTCCTGGATTTTTTGACTTGTCAGCTGTATCCTTGTCCTATTTATATCATCATTATAATTTTTGGAGCTTTGtggctttctttttcttgtggTAATTGTTTTTAACCTTTTTGTTAATGCATCCAGCAATATTCCATTTGATTTCTGTTGGTGAGAAAGCGGTCTGTGAGTTATGTTTTATAGGCGAATGTCGATTAGTTTTGATAAATTCTTCATCGTGAGATATACGAAAAAGGATTGccttgtgtatatatatagatatatattatATGGAACACATGTGAGACTTTAGCtggaattgttattttttttataaagtctCGATGGAGCATAAAGTTTTCTACAAcattgatgcattatatatcatatatatgatATTGATATTTATTTTCTCACTGTCCAATCTCCTCAAGAACCCTAGCTAGAATTCATTGGGAAAATTAGAAGAATGACTATTAACCACCCTGCAATTCTTTCTTACTTCCCCAGGCTGATCCACCTTCAAGTCACCCATCTTTATCATCCCATCCACAAATGCCTTgaaaaattttccttcatcaATGTTGAACTGCTTCACAAATCCCCTCGTTTCCGGAAAGGTGAAAAGCGTTTGATCTGAGTTGAGAAAACCTCTCCCGGCAACCAAGTCCTTGAAGTACTGGTTATCAAAGCCTACAGGCGTAGCATCTAGGTCACCTGTAACGTTTTGGTCCACGTCTAGTGGGCAAAGCTTGTCTAGCTTTTGTCTAAACTTTGGTTCAATGGCAGGGTCTGGCCGGCCACTGCCAGATTGGTTGTACAGCCGAAACATGATGGAAAAGCACCGAGCTTTGCCGATGGAGTGTGAACCCGAAAGCGCAACGAGGTCTTTAacagagagattaaatttggcAAACAGGTCAATGAGGAATGTCGCATTGGATCTTGGACTTGGCATAATGTTGTCTGAGGCTTCTTGGCTTGCTGTTAAGCTATCCAACCTTCCTAACTTCACTTCCCAACAAGGCCCCCCTGTCTAATAATTACATAATCATGTTACATAAAATCAGAATTATACTTCTTTCAATCATAGTTAAGATTCTCATCGTTCGCTTGGTACATGACATTGGAGGTCAATATGGATTAGACGATACTAACTGTAGTCAAGTCCAACACAGTGTGTGAAAATCTTAGGCATGTTTGACAATCATTTTACTTCAGTTATCAGTTTTTTAGTAACTGAAAACTAGaagtcaaattttgaaaactcaaacAAAGTAGCGTTAAATTTTCAATTGTTGATAAAGCTAATCAAATGGACCTTAAAACTTATGTTGGACTCAAAATATGTTCATGTATATAGGAGATAATAAGAAAGTTTATTACCAGAGCAACAGCATCTCTAGATGCCATGATTATAATGTCTGCGCAAGAAACAACTCCCGGGCACACCTTCTCCAAGGCTTCTTTCGCTTCGTCAACAACTTCGTAAGATCTCAGTGAATTAATGTTTGCAAGGGCTAGTTTTTCTCCTAGCATGGTTGGTGTGTCGTCAAGCAACAATGAAGCATCACAACCCTAATATAGAGATATAATACCAAGTTAATTAATTCATCATTAACAACGAACTATTAGGACTAATCAATTAGGAAGTAAATAATGTTGTGATTTATGGTCCACTTACATTGACAAAACAATCATGGAACTGTAAGCGCATGACCGAGGCAAGGCTCCGTGGCTCTCGAATCAGAGCTGCCTTCATGACATCTTGGACAATGGATTCGGCTTTCGGGCAGGTTCCCGAGTAATAACCAGGGCGGAGTTGCGCTGTGGCCCCGGTTATTATGAGTAGGATGAAGAGTGAAAAGAGAAGAGCCATTGAGAATTCTCGAGTCACTAGTGACTGGAGGCAGGTGGGTAATTGGTTCAGTTGTGTGGGGGGTGGGGTGCTTTTTAAACTCGTGGGCTGCATCATATGCATGTACAGAGATTTAGTAGAAAGAAACAATGGATGTGAAATGATTCATTCCGTTtctaccccaaaaaaaaaaaaaaatagaaaaaaaaatagctcTTCTCCTGAATTTATGGAAACTGCAGGATTTAAATATATACAGTAAATTGGAGGTTGACTGGAACGGTCATTGATTGGACTAATCTAGAAAGGTGGTGAGGATTAGTCAAAATAATGAAGTTACACTAATTAGCTTACCAAAACCCAATAGAGGCGGGATATGGTGGAATCCTTCTCAGCTTATTGCATATTGAAACAAGTTTTGATAGCCTTTTTTCCACTTCATGAACTACAAGTCATTTCAGTCacttaatattatattttagtaatatttttcttcacttataagtgtaATAACGGATTGAATATCTTGAATAACGAATTTTatctcaatttattttcttagtcTTATCATTGTGTTTAAACGAATCACATATAAAACTAGTTAGCTTACAGTCGAAAATTTATCTAATCATATTTGATTCAACAATTTAACTGGGATGTACAagatattaatgtaataatgtagcGTCTACATCACATGTGGTTTGTatgataaagaaaataagagaATTTATACTAACTTAAAAAGTTGAAGTTTTGGTCAAATGCGGGACTCATAAATAGTCACTTTAGTGGTCCTTAATCCTTATCCAATCCAAAACAGTAAATCTTAAAAATATTCCAGATCGTCAATAGTGGGGCACGTTGACAATTGTGGATATGTATCCCAGTTCACAGTTGACACACTTTCGGCTTACTATTCCTGAAGTCGGCATTATTTATGGTATTCATCTCCCAACAGCATCTGAGCTAAAAGTAGAAGATTAACAATCACTAATTCCTTTTTTACTATCAATTCTTATCTTACTATGAATGGATTGattctttaataataataaagaattAATTATACTATTATCTGTAATTATATAAGTTTGTGCTCAAGTTAGATATATATTGTCGGCTCATTGCGTAAAAGCTTGAAGGTTGTCTAACACGGTATTATAGTCTCGCATGCACCAATGTGTTTCGTTTCTCTCTATCTATATGTTCGGCTCTCCACGTGCAGGTGAGACTGCTTGTGAGGATTGTTGTGACTGGCGGTTCATTGACGAAAATTACGTGAATTTTACTAGGTAAAATGATTCGTGCCAATTATGGGCTGAGGATTTTTATTGGTGATATATGTAAAAGACATAGGAAGGGTGGGAGATGCAGTAGTTCTCCAGCTCTTATATGTATAAAGTTGTGATAAAAGATAGGGTTATTTAGATATAAACTCATGCAATACTTATTTTCTTAACAATAactcatttcattttaaacatccaaataaaattcaaatttgaagtAGACTGccatgtaaacaaataaatacctattattTTCAAACTATTTACAATTGTGCCACAACACTCTAATtatgttaatttaattattcacCATAATTGTGAGAAATAAGTGccttattattataaaattatctACTTTATACTTCTCTTACCATCATATGtttcatttcttttattttgcatgtatgtgTTATAGACacattttgttaaaaattatatatatgcatacaaataatttatctatatttttatgtaaaataatatgtaattaattaatttgaatcaattggctaaaaacatttatgtattttgtaggtaaattttttttttcatgtgataTTACATATATGCTAGCcacattttgttattattatttagagTGTGCAATCAAtcgacatttttttattttgtaggtaaattattttgcatgtaggtaaattgttttatatatatatatatattttttttttcaaaatattggtatttaattaattttgaataaaaaatatttatttattttgtaggtaaattatttgcATGTATCATTACATAATTTACTAGGAACTAATATTGTTATATATGttgtgcaaaataatttacctatgttacatttaaaatattgataattttgaataaaataacttttttatatTGTAGGATATACTAATTTACCTGTTAGCATCATGTAAAAACAACTATATAAGGAACATTGGTATCATGTAAATTTTTGCTATTAAATGCATAGGAATCATgacattaaatttttttttccaattcccCATAAGGTATTTGAACatttaattgaatgaaataatgtaAAATAAATGTAGATAATAATTGAGAGACCCAAAGTAAAGTGTTATTAGGGGTAATTTAGACAtccaaaaatacaaattttgcCAAGTCAAACTTAATTATGGATATTGCTTAGTTGTAGCCAAGTCATTGGGTTTTTGTTAGAGAAATTTATCATGATGggttttaattaaagaaaattgaatttcaagggGTGTACTCATATTTTCAGTAAAAGATATAGGAAGGGTGAGAGATGTAGTAGTTCTCTAGCTCTTATATGTATAAAGTTGGTGCAGAccctttatgcaaagggatctccatttttttcaaaaaatagggattagGTGTGAGGTTCACTCCACATtgaacttcaacgatccgaactgtctattttgtaagtctcgattcatagatcatctttgcaaaaattcaatttaatccgaAACTATtggcctatttaattatcaagataaaatttcattattttttatataacaatgtattcgttaatttctttaaacccaattagatgtcttaaacatttctgatttgactaatattttgtaaggatgatctatgaggtgtaacttgaaaaataaatcgTTAAAGTTTGATGTAGTGTGGacccacaactaatccccatttaaaaaaaaaaaaatgatggtccCCTTCCATAAAAGACTTCCTAAAGTTGTGATAAGTCATCAgttcatttatttatatatttgttcatGAGCAAATGTATTGCTTCGTGACTCTATGCTCCATTTTCCCTTGGTGTATGCTGCGTCAAgttgaaaaacacttcaaatgtATTAATTCTGGCCGATGCGTGCCTGTAGGAAGGTTGACCACTGCATAAGCTAAAAGACTACGACCATAGGGCAAGCTAGAAGTGACAAACTACACACAGgattagaaaagaaaacagaaattcGACAACCAAACAAATCAAACTGTCGAAAGATGTTTTACAAACTTTTTAAGCAAAAGATCATTTCGTCGTAAATGGCAACGCAGCTTAATGTATTAAGAAACTTGATGAGTTGTATCAGCACCCCTTGTTCAGGCAGGAATGCCGCCGGTGGGCGTTCCTGGCttgagcacacagctccctgcGGACTTGGCACTTTGGTTGACTGTCGGGTTTTCACTTTGTTCGTCGGGCTGCACGAAGAGGACAGAGTTAATTCTGAAAAGTGCCTTTGTCGGGTCTCAAGTATAAGTCTTGacgctcgcaatcaaaactaacttaagtgctgaggcgtgccactgccatcttagcatggcagatgtaaaatgagtagatttaagccgattacttgcaccccaagtTACTCTGACTTCtcattatcaaaggattgtcatggataggttaagtccacattagatTCTTTTCTATTccttgagatcaaggacttttgTTTTATCTTGTATGGTAAAAGGGCAGAGGTTCGGATCTAATCAAGGCTTTAAGTGGATTCACTCTTAAGATAGTAAAACCATTTAACTAAAACCAGATCTAAGAGTAAGCTGAACTTTGGATCATTAAAAGACCTAAAATGATTTGAATACATACTAGGGAATTCATTACAACACCAGATCTATTAActaaaagacaaaacaaagggAATCGGGTAAGATtgaaccttgtcgggcaaggctggacCTTTATtcgtttcttttctttgcaactACAGGGATCTGAGGGTTTTAAAAGAAGATGGTTGACAAATAAATTTACACAAGAGAATCGATACTAATGGTGAACAACAGAGCTATTAAACTtgacaaaagatggcttttgtgAGGGCTGATCCGGAAAAGGATTGAGGTTGGGGGCTGACCACAGCTTCGTATGCAAATTTGGCTTGAGTaaagtttgtttatttgtttgtttgattggttgagtgtccttgtctctgggccTTCCTCCTCTTTTTATAGGCGAATTAGCATAACTGTTTGCAACTTGGTTCCTCCCCGAAAGCAactgaagggtagtgactcatcaacaATTTACATACTCTGCCATTCagaaagtacttttgggctgagagTAGCTTGATTTCCATCAAGTGTCACTTCCATTTAGGCCACTTACTCCTACTTGCTCTTGCATTAATGTGGAATCATCATTTTGCCTTGGGCTAGGCGAATGGGTTTGATGCTGGGCCTTCGGGCAGAGTCATGCCTTCTGGGCTTCTTTTCCTTCagcccaaagttcaaatatttaacccaaacagtgccccatTCAATCATTGTTAAGCCTTCAAGCTTTAGGCGCCAATAATGATTTGAACAGCCGTCATGCCTTCGCACGCTTCACTCGGAACTTGTATTTTCTGACGTAGTTAATGCAAACTTGGGTCGCTTACTCTTCCCGCGAATTCCAATCATCATCTAATCCCCTTTATAAAATCCGGCTCAATTGTAGCTTCTGGGTTTTTAAAACCGATTGATTCTTCATATTCCCAGAATTTCCTCGAGAAAAACCCTCTTAAAGCTTTCGAATATTTCCCAACTTGTTCTGTGATCACTCTCAGTTTCCCATTATCCTTTCTTCCTTTAATTTT
Above is a window of Malus sylvestris chromosome 15, drMalSylv7.2, whole genome shotgun sequence DNA encoding:
- the LOC126601084 gene encoding peroxidase 17-like, whose translation is MHMMQPTSLKSTPPPTQLNQLPTCLQSLVTREFSMALLFSLFILLIITGATAQLRPGYYSGTCPKAESIVQDVMKAALIREPRSLASVMRLQFHDCFVNGCDASLLLDDTPTMLGEKLALANINSLRSYEVVDEAKEALEKVCPGVVSCADIIIMASRDAVALTGGPCWEVKLGRLDSLTASQEASDNIMPSPRSNATFLIDLFAKFNLSVKDLVALSGSHSIGKARCFSIMFRLYNQSGSGRPDPAIEPKFRQKLDKLCPLDVDQNVTGDLDATPVGFDNQYFKDLVAGRGFLNSDQTLFTFPETRGFVKQFNIDEGKFFKAFVDGMIKMGDLKVDQPGEVRKNCRVVNSHSSNFPNEF